The genomic stretch TACGGGGATATTCGTCAGGCTCGTCGACGCCGAATGCCTTCGGTAAGGTTAGTAGGTCCCTTGTGAGCTCGGGCTTCTGTTGTCGTCTCCGATTTTACGTACTTTCGACGTAATCTTCAAGATACAGCATCCTTTCCAGCCGACGTACAGTTCCTGGATCCTCGGGCTACGgttgttttgttattttcgaAACTAAGGTGCCGACCACTGACTCggttatttattatatctCAGCAGTCGATGGGAAGCGTGTTTACGGCGACTTGATTGCGTGCTGCACCCAAAAACATTCACCCATTCATACtggtaattttatttattcttatacGATGAACGATTCATCACTATATTTCTGCCAGCGAttatattgataatttttcgatcTACTGGTAGCTTGACCTCATCAATTTTCTAggcgtaaaaaaatattcactgcTTATGTGTATCTCTGCCTAGCGACGACGCGCAGATCTTCTCTATCAGTCTGCTGCTGACATCcatcttgaaaaatatgagtCAGGATGTCAGGGGCGGATAGTTTCAGGGTCGTATTCGTCGCTACTCAGAACCCCGTGATTtctttgttcaaatttcaaccctgACTTTATCTCTGAAGTGACGATTCATTAAACTCGTTCGAAAAATCAGTTACATGAATGATAATTATGTTACCAATCCTAGTTGCACAGgcatacatattttttgttaGGTAAATCAAAATGATTCGACGTAGCCCAACACGGATCGACCTGAAGCTCGATGATTTGTTGGAATTTGAGGCTATAAGGAAGGAACGGGAAAGTAAAAAGGAAGCGGAGAAGCAGCCAGGATTCAATCCGCCAGCTTGGAGCAAAATTCTACCGACCGAGTTACAGGAGCGTATTGGTTACGTCCCACCACCGTCGCAAGCTCCCTCACATGCTCGTCCTAATATATAATCAATTTCTACAGTATATCTATATGTTGCTTTACAAATATAgttttatcaaattaaaatttttagaccATTGACATTAATCTTCAAGTAAATTGTTTTAGCACTCAAGGAGAGTAGTTTACGTTTTACTAAACTATCTTTTTCAATCACAGGGCTAAAAGAAAGCTGAGAATATTGAATGCAAATTTGGTCAAACGCATTTATTGATATGATCATTAACAAAGTATGTATActcttatatatgtatatacaggtaTGTCGTGTTTGatgttaaaaatattgaatgagAAATTTGCCAATGCGTAAGCATATCGCATTCCATAATGCGTAATGAAGACATGAGAAAATAATCACAGctgatattttaatattgctaACTAATACGTTTCATCATCTTTGTGGATGACGACCATCAATTATTGCTAAATAATCATCGCCCCTATCATACTACCGCATTAATATTCTTCATATGATCTGAACAACCTAACCTGAGTATTGTCACCGTCACATTATCAACTCagtatttaataaatttaattttcttgaaaccGTTAAGAAATTTGGGTTTCCAGTCTCTAATCGCGTAACTaattttgtatataataatattgtatattttatgaGATTCTGCTTTTCCATATTATATTCTATTGATTCAGCTTTGAAGAAATCTCGCCTGATTCGTAGCGAAAACTCATTGGAAAGCATCGTTCCGTTTCCACGTGGCTACGTCGATACGCCAATGAAAATACTTATAATCCCTTGTTGAAGTACAGGAACTTTGGTACTTTTCCATCCTTGCAATTCTTCTTCAATATCTCGTAATTCTCTGGCTCCCAGTTTTGAATAGTGCTCACCGCAATGGAGCTGCAAAAAGGAGAAGGTAtagtttttttcctgtttccaTTATCTTGGAAAAATAACATAATTCACGTACGTCACGATATAGACGTGAAACTTGAACTCACCAGTTTTGTGGGAACAGAGCGCACGCAGTTGGAACCATGAATGTTAGGCTAGAAAATAAAGTCACCCAATACATACTTGCCAGCTTTTCTTTGCATAACGTTGACGAGACTTTTTTGCGTATTCACTACTTACAAACATCCGACTAGCATAATTTGAATTGGTGCATGAAGGGGTTTAATTCTCTGCATCCAGCCATACGTTTCCAGCTTCGCCATAATTGGGGGAAGAATCACTGCGCAAAGAAATAACGATTGAGATAACATTGTCGGTAAATGAGAAATTGACAATTTCTATGACAAACATTACTCACGCATTCCTGGGGCGCACATGACGATCCTTGAAAAAGTTACTTGACTGATACCCTTGACTGCAGCGATCTGTAATTAAATATGCGCGATCAAAGTCAGGTGTTAGCGGTTAAACAGGATTAATATCGCGATGATAAATCAGTCCTTGCTACAGTCGTAGTAGGTGCTCACCTTAGATTTTGTTAGCTTGTTACCGTTCTCGTCGCAGACGTCAACGCCGTTTGCGATCTCGACTTGCCTCATCAATGGAATATTCGCGCAGTTTGCCGCGGCCACAGCAGCGAATGGGACGTATCTCTGAAAATGATCGCGTTTCATAAGACCTCGTGGtttttaagaatattttctcaattccaTCAGACTCACGGCCATCAGAGGGTTCGCCCTATTCTGCCAGTAAGATTTGCATCCTATTGCTGTTATCATCGCGGCGGCCGTCGCGCTGAAGTACGCCGTGCATAGCTGAGTGGTGCTCACAGGGCTGTTCGCATTTCGGTTCGTGTAGTTCACCAGGGCGTTAAAGGACTGGTTTACCCATTGCCAAAAGACAACCGCCGTCGTTGTTCTGTCAGGGATAATTGCGTGTGACAAAATAAATACCGCGTCTTCTTAACAACACATTTTGAAAACGGCATTCACCTGCCGCAGGGCGATGACATAACGTGAAGAAAATAACtgaatatacctataaaatTGGAGCATAGCTCCGGTGATGGCCATGCCTCCGGGTACCTGGAAAGACATTCTTCCAAATACATTTTGCAGGTCCCCAGTGTCCGGGTGAAACGCCGACTCGTAGAGTTTTTTTGCGTAAATTATTTGCTCACTGCTCGTCCCGGCGGGTTCCTTGCCCACTCTGAAACAAGACGAGGAAAGTTATTCCGCGTATACTGTCGAAAATCTTTGGCTAATTTTAAATCGCCCAGTGCATCTTGTAAcgcattatatacatattataggtatacacttattgttagtataaTGTGCAGAGGCGGTAAAATACCAGCTGCTGTATGTAGTTATGTATAACTAGTCGCGAGAATGTCCTTGTCCTCGCTGAACTTTAAGAATAGATTTCATCTAACCGATGCTCTTTGCACACTTCCGCATACAAGTACGATGTGCATCTGCGCAGACATTTTGCAAGGGGCACGGACCTTGATTCTCATATCCATACCGCTTTGCGCTTATTCCGTTCGCGAtggcgaaaaataaaactatataCGCCACTCGTTtaaaggaaaaatttatataatatcacCGAGAGAGCAATCTACACAGCCTTGCGGTGTAAAAGTTAGAGACAGCGTGCAAATTACTTATTCCAATACTCAGCACTAACAATAAGCATAACGCTTTGAACGATAGTTCCAAGGTCCCAAGATTAAAAATCAGCTTCTATCAGTtatgaatgataataattatgccAGTTTGTTTATCAAAATTATGTACTGCTAATGGAGATTTACTATTACACAAActgcgtcaatttttttttttctttgtttcttatgttttaatacttttttttctacaaataacAATTACGCTTGGATATGCCTAGGCTGATTGATTGCGAATGCATTGAGCGGTTGTTCAATGCCGCATTGTTCGATACAGTGTGATGTAATTCGAAGCTTCGACACCTGGCACGAGGCGTCTTCCGCGGGCATAATTTAGAACTCTTTATGCAATAATACGCCTAATGCAACTCGAATACTGACAATTAACCCATAGATTACACCGCGATACCTGAATTTTAATTACGAAAATTACCTGTATTGTTCGCACAGCTCCTTTGCCGCCAGGAGTTGCTCGCTGGAGGTGGTACAAGTCCTGAAATCCGTTACCCAAGCAAAATGCTTCCATCGTCCAGCGAAAGTGCTCAAATCCCAAAGCGGCTTATCCAGATCTATCCTGTCCACTGCCATGTCGGTGTCTCTGGATGTTAAAATTCTCGATTGACAAGTACACGCGATAATTTTggtctataataataattactgttttttttattatggtatgtttttttttttttatttttttgttttttttgcaagCATCTGTTAAACATGATTTCTAGACCGTCCAACATTTATACAACCTTACCCGCTATAATtataagaaacagaaaaaacagaaacagtCGTAGAGAGATTTGAAAAGTGAGATCAGTTCTTTAAAGGTGGattgaaaatcgttttaaaaattgaaactacaCTCCATTTAGATTCGCATATACGACCATTCGATCTGGTATAAAATATGTAAGGCTTTTTTGCCTGCAATACGAATTCCAGAGGTTCTTCATATTCTACTTTACAAGCATTTTCCTAAACGAGGACGCTGGCTTTACGGGCTATCGACCTTCGCCAGGAAAGAAATGCAACTATAACTGCATCGCCTCGTTCCTCTTCCTGCCTATATATCTACTACATAACATGTATGCACGTGTGTTTTTCCCTCGATGTATGCAAGAACGGGCATTCAGCTGCAGCCGGTCCACAAGGTCGACCCAATTCCCCTATTACtctgcatatacatacattataggtGCGTATCATCGTGTAAAATAATACTGACGGATCTATTTTCATTCGTCTCCAAAATATTCAACACTTTTCCGGCCAGTTTACATGCCATTCGTAGCGAGAATAATATGATACGTTGTAGGCTTGAGGTAGGTATAGGTGTGTATTGAACTAACGAGGGGACGACCATCACGT from Diprion similis isolate iyDipSimi1 chromosome 12, iyDipSimi1.1, whole genome shotgun sequence encodes the following:
- the LOC124413516 gene encoding sideroflexin-2; the protein is MAVDRIDLDKPLWDLSTFAGRWKHFAWVTDFRTCTTSSEQLLAAKELCEQYRVGKEPAGTSSEQIIYAKKLYESAFHPDTGDLQNVFGRMSFQVPGGMAITGAMLQFYRTTTAVVFWQWVNQSFNALVNYTNRNANSPVSTTQLCTAYFSATAAAMITAIGCKSYWQNRANPLMARYVPFAAVAAANCANIPLMRQVEIANGVDVCDENGNKLTKSKIAAVKGISQVTFSRIVMCAPGMLILPPIMAKLETYGWMQRIKPLHAPIQIMLVGCFLTFMVPTACALFPQNCSIAVSTIQNWEPENYEILKKNCKDGKVPKFLYFNKGL